ATCATCAAGAAAGGTCAGCATGCGCCAACTAACTGTCGGCTGTTCCGAATCGTCTCATGTTATTCATCCTTTCACTTCAAACTGGGACATATTCTGCCTCCTAAAGGGAATAAGTTATTTTGAAGCATAGCTTTCGTTAAGAATCTCAATGGGATGGACTACCTTGTAGGGCAGGAGCTGATTGAATTGCATTCGGCAGCTCAAACAATCGGTAACGAGTCTTTCCGGGTCCATCTCCCGGATTTTTTCCATTAGATTGCTTCCCAACCGAAGGGAAGTCTCATGAAATTCCCTTTTGAATCCCATAATTCCCCCAAGCCCACAGCAATAGAACCGCCCCTGGATCGGTTCCAGATCGATACCGGGGATCATTTTGAGCAGTTCCAGATAGGGGGTGCCAATCTCCTGTTCCCGCAGGTGACAGGGGGGATAGTAGACCAGACGGCCCCGGACCGGACCGAAATCTGTTGAGAGTTTGCCCTCTTTATGAAGATAAGTCAGATATTCTCCCAAGTCGTAAGTGTGCTCGGCCACCTGGATTCTTTTTAAAGGGCTGATCCCCGAGAAATATCCTTCGTCTTTCAAAATGCTTTTGTAAATGCTTTTTGAGAGGGAGTCAAACTTTCTCTCTTCAGGCCCCCCAAGGCCTTTCCTGACCGGAACCTTAAATTCCTTTTCATTTCCTGCTACAGATTCCTGATATTCTTTGGAAAAATAGGCCCCTTCTCCCAGGACAGTTTTAAAAAGGTACCCGCAGGTCGGGCAGGAGCAGAGAATATCATAGCCTTCTTCAACGACCTCGGCCAGGTGTTCTACGTTGAAGCGCATGCATTCCAGGGTGAGTTTCCGGTCCCCTTCCAGCAAGGGAGGCATGCCGCAGCATTTCTGCTCGGGGAAATAGACTTCAAACCCGGTGTGGCGAAAAATTTCGATGACCGCTTTCGGTACCTCGGGGAAAAGATATTTACCGGTACAACCGGCAAAGTAGGCCAGCTTACGAGACGCTTTCTTATTCCCTTTAGTGGTCAGTTTATTCTTTCCGGCCCAATCGGGAAAACTTTCTTCAGGAAAACGGGGCATTCGCCGCGCCGGGTGAATGCCCATGGCTGCTTTCAGTAAACCCCCGGTCGGTTTCGCCTTGAAAAAGGCATTGGTCAAGCGTGGGAAGGCGCCGCACAGCCTGCTAATCCGTCCCACATCTTCAATGGTCCGGACGCCAAATTTCAATCCGTCCCTTTCGATGAACTGCGTCTTGGCCTTCATGATCCCGGCACGGATATTCGGGCAGGGACACTGGCCGCAGAAGTTGCATAGGTCCACTAACCGACGCAGGTCTTCGAAGGTGATCGGTTTCCGGTCTTTCATCTGGCGGTCGTAAAGCTTATAGATCTCCGGGAAATAAAGACAGGAGGTATCCATGAGAAACCGGCAGACATCGCAA
Above is a genomic segment from Deltaproteobacteria bacterium containing:
- a CDS encoding FeS-binding protein, which translates into the protein MEKINPEKTARETLEACADCDVCRFLMDTSCLYFPEIYKLYDRQMKDRKPITFEDLRRLVDLCNFCGQCPCPNIRAGIMKAKTQFIERDGLKFGVRTIEDVGRISRLCGAFPRLTNAFFKAKPTGGLLKAAMGIHPARRMPRFPEESFPDWAGKNKLTTKGNKKASRKLAYFAGCTGKYLFPEVPKAVIEIFRHTGFEVYFPEQKCCGMPPLLEGDRKLTLECMRFNVEHLAEVVEEGYDILCSCPTCGYLFKTVLGEGAYFSKEYQESVAGNEKEFKVPVRKGLGGPEERKFDSLSKSIYKSILKDEGYFSGISPLKRIQVAEHTYDLGEYLTYLHKEGKLSTDFGPVRGRLVYYPPCHLREQEIGTPYLELLKMIPGIDLEPIQGRFYCCGLGGIMGFKREFHETSLRLGSNLMEKIREMDPERLVTDCLSCRMQFNQLLPYKVVHPIEILNESYASK